A DNA window from Engystomops pustulosus chromosome 6, aEngPut4.maternal, whole genome shotgun sequence contains the following coding sequences:
- the LOC140134937 gene encoding uncharacterized protein, protein MKILLLSVALLFFTGAQGRYYWQQDAPAEKDPDVDVITQVVLEGLEMVSDVFERLDFEGIANEYHLKEKLDAARKHTSNFEKAVDDYFDKLWEQFDQKLDEKFPIFRKNVMPILKEFDDALEDQLEKIAEQIVPHATNLLSGMAKSLGSFIDNLEKVAEKGSDSLRGEIESLRNKLQPYMDEVHAEYERYRKDVHGEFQKDYSDIRTKVEKKMEEIKEHAKPHIENIRKNFPDRGDVQEKFEKLLKEFKEYVSKSD, encoded by the exons ATGAAGATCCTGCTACTATCTGTAGCCCTGCTCTTCTTTACAG GGGCACAGGGGCGCTACTATTGGCAACAAGATGCACCTGCAGAAAAGGATCCTGATGTGGATGTTATAACTCAGGTTGTACTTGAAGGGCTTGAAATGGTATCAGATGTCTTTGAACGCCTGGATTTTGAAGGCATTGCAAACGA GTATCACCTCAAAGAAAAGTTGGACGCTGCAAGGAAACACACCAGTAATTTCGAAAAAGCTGTAGATGATTACTTTGATAAACTTTGGGAGCAATTCGATCAAAAGCTTGATGAGAAATTCCCCATATTCCGGAAGAATGTCATGCCTATTCTGAAGGAGTTTGATGATGCTTTAGAGGATCAGCTTGagaaaattgcagaacaaatagtTCCTCATGCAACCAACCTTCTGTCTGGAATGGCTAAGAGTTTAGGAAGTTTCATAGATAATCTAGAAAAAGTTGCAGAAAAGGGAAGTGATAGTCTACGCGGTGAAATCGAGAGCCTCCGCAACAAACTACAACCCTACATGGATGAGGTCCATGCAGAATATGAGAGATACCGCAAGGACGTGCATGGAGAATTCCAGAAGGATTATTCAGATATCAGGACAAAGGTAGAGAAGAAGATGGAGGAGATAAAGGAGCATGCTAAGCCGCACATCGAAAATATAAGGAAAAACTTTCCAGATCGGGGAGACGTTCAGGAGAAATTTGAGAAGTTGCTTAAAGAGTTTAAAGAATACGTTTCAAAATCAGATTAA
- the LOC140134943 gene encoding uncharacterized protein, which produces MKILLLSVALLFFTGAQGRYFWQQDAPAEKDPDVDVITQVVLEGLEMVSDVFERLDFEGIANEYHLKEKLDAARKHTNNFEKAVDDYFDKLWEQFDQKLDEKFPIFRKNVMPILKEFDDALEDQLEKIAEQIVPHATNLLSGMAKSLGSFIDNLEKVAEKGSDSLRGEIESLRNKLQPYMDEVHVEYERYRKDVHGEFQKDYSDIRTKVEKKMEEIKEHAKPHIENIRKNFPDRGDVQEKFEKLLKEFKEYVSKSD; this is translated from the exons ATGAAGATCCTGCTACTATCTGTAGCCCTGCTCTTCTTTACAG GGGCACAGGGGCGCTACTTTTGGCAACAAGATGCACCTGCAGAAAAGGATCCTGATGTGGATGTTATAACTCAGGTTGTACTTGAAGGGCTTGAAATGGTATCAGATGTCTTTGAACGCCTGGATTTTGAAGGCATTGCAAACGA GTATCACCTCAAAGAAAAGTTGGACGCTGCAAGGAAACACACCAATAATTTCGAAAAAGCTGTAGATGATTACTTTGATAAACTTTGGGAGCAATTCGATCAAAAGCTTGATGAGAAATTCCCCATATTCCGGAAGAATGTCATGCCTATTCTGAAGGAGTTTGATGATGCTTTAGAGGATCAGCTTGagaaaattgcagaacaaatagtTCCGCATGCAACCAACCTTCTGTCTGGAATGGCTAAGAGTTTAGGAAGTTTCATAGATAATCTAGAAAAAGTTGCAGAAAAGGGAAGTGATAGTCTACGCGGTGAAATCGAGAGCCTCCGCAACAAACTACAACCCTACATGGATGAGGTCCATGTAGAATATGAGAGATACCGCAAGGACGTGCATGGAGAATTCCAGAAGGATTATTCAGATATCAGGACAAAGGTAGAGAAGAAGATGGAGGAGATAAAGGAGCATGCTAAGCCGCACATCGAAAATATAAGGAAAAACTTTCCAGATCGGGGAGACGTTCAGGAGAAATTTGAGAAGTTGCTTAAAGAGTTTAAAGAATACGTTTCAAAATCAGATTAA
- the LOC140134938 gene encoding uncharacterized protein produces MKILFLSVALLFFTGAQGRYFWQQDEPSKKYPDVDVITEVLLEGLEMVSDAFERLDFEGIAKDYQIKEKMDAVREHTRNFGEALYNYYDKLREQFDQKLHKKFPVFRNNVVPILKEFDQHKKIAEQIEMQTTNLLSGMYNSLESFLNNLKKIAEKGSDGVHAEIESLRTKLQPYVDEEFQMVEKKMEEIKEHAKPHIEKIRNKFQDREDILEAFVKLFKEYGGYILSFGL; encoded by the exons ATGAAAATCCTCTTTCTATCTGTAGCCCTGCTCTTCTTTACAG GGGCACAGGGGCGCTACTTTTGGCAACAAGATGAACCCTCGAAAAAGTATCCTGATGTGGATGTGATAACTGAGGTTCTACTTGAAGGGCTTGAAATGGTATCAGATGCCTTTGAACGCCTGGATTTTGAAGGCATTGCAAAAGA TTATCAAATCAAAGAGAAGATGGATGCTGTAAGGGAACACACCCGTAATTTTGGAGAAGCTTTATACAATTACTATGATAAACTTCGGGAGCAATTCGATCAAAAGCTTCACAAGAAATTCCCCGTATTCCGGAACAATGTTGTCCCCATTCTGAAGGAGTTTGATCAGCATAAGAAAATTGCCGAACAAATAGAGATGCAAACAACCAATCTTCTATCTGGAATGTATAACAGTTTAGAAAGTTTCTTAAATAATCTAAAGAAAATAGCAGAAAAGGGTAGTGACGGCGTACACGCTGAGATCGAGAGCCTCCGCACCAAACTGCAACCCTACGTAGATGAAGAATTCCAGATGGTAGAGAAGAAGATGGAGGAGATAAAGGAGCATGCTAAGCCTCACAtcgaaaaaattagaaataaattTCAAGATCGGGAAGACATTTTGGAAGCATTTGTAAAGTTGTTTAAAGAATATGGAGGATATATTCTATCTTTTGGACTGTAA